A window of Onychomys torridus chromosome 15, mOncTor1.1, whole genome shotgun sequence genomic DNA:
TACttcacatttgtagggtttctctccagtgtgaattctttgATGTTGAGCAAGGCTTGAAGTATAATTGAAGGCTTTGCCACAGTctttacatttgtagggtttttctccagtatgaattctttggtGTTGAATTAGATTATAACAATTATTAAAGGCTTTCTCACATTCTTTGCATTTGTAGGGTTTTTCTCCACTATGTATTCGCTGGTGTTTCATGTAAGTTGAGCAAATGCTAAAGGCTTTTCCACACTCATCACAtttatatggtttctctccagtatgaattctctgatggtAAATAAGGTTTACAGAACAGTAAAAGGCCTTGCCACATTCCTTGCATTTATAGGGTTTCATCCCACTGTGGATTCGCCGATGCTTATACAGATAAGAAGAACAGCTAAATGCCTGGTCACAGTCATCACATTTATAGAGTTTCTCACCTCTGTGTATTTGTTGGTGTTGGTGAAGGCTGGAAGAACAgttaaaggctttaccacactctttacatttgtagggtttctctccagtatgggtcCTCTGGTGTTTAGAAAGAATGCAGCGAACATTAAAGGCCAtgccacattcttcacatttgtaaggtttctctccagtatgaattctctggtGTTTAGAGAGTGTTGAGTGAACATTAAAAGTCTTTCCACATTCATCACAtttgtatggtttctctccagtatgaattatCTGATGTTTAGAGAGTGTTGTGCGAACACTGAAGGCcttgccacattcttcacatttgtagggtttctctcccgTATGAACTCTTCGGTGAACAACAAGGCCTGAACAATTAGTAAAAGGTTTACCACATTCTTCACATCTGTAgcgtttctctccagtatggattcTTTGATGCTTACCCAGATACGAAGAACAACTAAAAGCTTTGCCACATACttcacatttgtagggtttctctcctgtatgaattctttGGTGCTGTTTAAGGCTGGAAGAATAGTTAAAAGATTTACCACATTCTTCACATGTataaggtctctctccagtatgaattctctggtGTTGAATAAGGACTGAATTTCTATCAAAGGCCTtcccacattctttacatttatgGGGTTTTGATCCTATTGAAAAGGGGTTGAAATATCAGTAAAAGCATACCaccatattttataattatactgCTCAATTTGTAATATGAATACTTTAAAGTTTTGACTATATTTTGACAATATAAGTATCACATAAGTGGGAAATTATAGACCTTTGTACATCTATATTCCCAGTAGCATCATTTAGAAAATATTGGTGTAAACAACCTAATCTACCACTGAACTGAGAATATAAAGACAATGTGGAACAAACCAGTAATGGAAAACTACCTCAAATAGCCAAACTTGAAATAACACCTAAATAAAGAATTCTGAAAGGGCATTTTACTAAAGGAAATAAGCACATTATATAAAGACTATAGTTTTGGTCTTACTTGAAAAGTCAGGTTGGAACAGGTGTCAAACAGGAAGATAATGGTGATTGTCATAGATTAGTTAGGGGAAGAAATATAATGTTTTTTGTGCATACAGTTTCAGTTTTCAAACCTATAGAATattgtaaagatgtgctgcataacacttttaaacaaaatacatgaaataCTTAAGAGAGTCTCATTCTACCAACAAtaatataaatactttaaaaactcaAATTATGAAAAACTTTCTAGTTTACTTAGAAGTGGCAAAAGTTCAGCTTAGGGAAACATGTATGTCAATAAATATTAAAGTTGCGCAATTTCTGGGAACATAGGTGTCCTAATATTTTACATTGTCCTAAAGAGTACAGTTACTAATCGTGTCATCTAGAAAAAGTATCCTGGGTTCAACCAAGCATATTATCAGATAATGTAAAGGAATCTAGAATAAAGAAATCAAACGCACAAAATAGAGttgcaaaataagaaaaaaaaaaagaatgagtttgGGACCCATAAAAATTTGTAAGGGTATCAAAGACCTACTAAAAAAAACTTATCTAAATGTGTAGTTTTCAGCTATGACTACATACTTACATAAGCAtggtattttaaatttctgtcatttttagtGTATGgtgaaaagaatataaaaacaaacccagccatcataaaaatacattattggaCCAACAAGATGGCTTAGAAGGTAAAGAGCATTGATCCCAAGGCTGAACACCTCTGCTCCATCCCCAcaacacacatggtagaaggaaaagaaatcaactcTGGTATTTTATCAGCTGATCTCAAAAATGAGCatgtcatgtgcacacacatgcacacacatgagagtTCAGATGAAACTAGTTTGGCTAATGAACATGTGCATGAAATTAGAGATGCTTCCCTATCTGTGGTGTTACTGTGTTACTAAGGCTTTTAGAAATGTTAAGACCTTTTCTGATTTatagaaagcaaagcaaagtctGTAATAACCTAGCCCCTCTCAGGCAATAACAAAGgactggggctgggaagatggctcagtggttagcatGCCTGCCACACAGGTATGAAGACTGGACACCCAGAATCTTTGTAAATGTGGGGTGGGCATGGTGTCCAGCTTGTCATTCCAGGCTTGGAAAATGAAGACTGGGAAATTCCTAGAGCAAACTGTCTAGACTAGCTCTGAGTTTGACACAGAGCCTGACTCAATGAATAAGAACAAGAGCCATTAAAGGAGAGTCTTAATATCAACTTTttcctgaatatatatattatattcctgGATATTATGGTAAACATCCTGCAGGACATGCTGTTGACTGTAAGAGATTTCCACGAAAACATAACTTCTCCATACAAACTTTACCAACTGACTTGTCATTTATGGGCTCTGCTGTGTTCATTCCTACACACCTGGATGACTGGCAGCTGGTGCTTTTCTCTTCACAATCAAAGGCTCTGTATTTTGCTCCAGAAATGTGACCAGATATGGCTTAGACAAAACAAGACCTGTTTAGAAAAAGGAACAAGATGCTtggctgtaacatgaatcttaaaaggtcttattaataaaaataaacccaagccaggtattggggtgaacgctgaaagatcagagaaacagaacaagccacagctaacctcaccttgccaatccctcagctgatcttgtttcctcagactggaagcctctgtgtcctcatcagaatggatctcagctgaactgctgctcaaaagcctaaaagcttaaccaggatcTAGTTCCTGGtgctcacgccttatatacctttctgcttcctgccatcacttcctaggattaaaggcatgtgtcaccatgcctggctgtttccagtgtggctttgaactcacagagatccagatgtatctctgcctcccagatgacaggattaaaggtgtgtatgccaccattttctggcctctatgtctatctagtgactgttctgttctctgaccccagataagtttattaggttgcacaatatattggggaacacaatatcaccacacttggcttttttctcCTGTAAATTAACCTATGAACCCCAGTTCTGTGCTTATAAGGAAAGAGATGGCAAATGATTGTGGAAAATTCTGTGTTTAAACATTCCGTGAAAGACAGGGTGCTTAGGAATAATTTACAGCCTACAGATCCCAAACCTCATTACAAAGAACAGTATTACAGTTGAGggtgggacattttctttaacACACATGCTCCATGCCTCACACCACTGAGCTTCTAACATTGCCACTATAGGATGCACAATTTGAAAACAAATCtgttaaaaacacaaaaggaaaaaaagaaaatgtttcttagcTGTATTGACAATTCCcctaatttttcctttaaaaatgggcATAGGAAGCTAATCAATCAGCTGTgatggtggtagcacatgactttaatcccagttcttgggaggcaggggccaccctcatctacagagcaatttccacgtcaggactacacagagaaaccctgtctcaagaaaccaaaagaaaaaaaagtataaaaacaaaagaaaaaaacaaacaacaatcaaTCAAAAGCACAAGCTCCCATTAGATATTCTACAAATGGAGGAAGTTATATGTTGATGATGAGTAAATAATTCACTGTGGACATGATCCTCACCCAGGAACACAaggttgctgtaattctccaGCATCACTTCCTTGTAAAGATTCCACTGAGCAGGCTCCAGGCATTCACACTCCTCTGCAGAGAAACTAATGGCCACGTCTGTGAATGACAGAAGTTCCTGAAGTAAAAATAAGTGAACATCATAGATTAATTAAATAGGACAATTACACCAAAGTCAACAAGCTTGCAGTCCCAAGTCTAAATTTTCCAAAGGTAAAAGGAGAGTTAGAAATGCTTCTGACATTGACATGTAATATTAATTGGAGTCTTCAAAATGAAGCTATATTATCTCCTGAATTATCTctacttaaaagaaaagagaatgactAAGCTCATAAACTTACATGAATATAACTCtgtgaaatataaaatgtaaaatgtagtcATCCACAAATAGATGCATCTAGCATGGTATGCTTACATTATATGCCACACATTCCATATGTTCTCGCTTAGGGTATACTCTCTGGAAACTAAACCGCCCTGAAGATGGAGACCTTGCTGTGCTCTGGACTGAGGTTTCAGAGTCTGCACTACCTTCACTGGTGAAGCTAGGAAAGTGcaccacagaggaggaggagaagaaggaggaggaggaggaggaggaggaggaggaggaggagccaagGGCAGAATAAAGAATTCACAAGTTAAAATGGAATTGCAAGAATTTTACACATTTACGAATTTTGAAACAGCAAAAAAagcattttgaatattttatatacactaaatgtaattctaatttttttaattttttttattacatttgtgtgtagTGGagagccatcccagcattggccgggaagttcaaacccccattgaggcttcggtaatggtcgcacccacaaggcagggtggagaaggaaacggaagacagAGGATCGGAAGGAGAGGcgcgcttggttcccggaccctggacgctggagggagaccgagcagagttctccagagaacaccgcccgactgcactatacctttgccagaccctgcaacctaccccttcattgtaagttagcccacaaaataaacctcccttttaactacgtggagtggcctaaataatttcaccaatatctggcgcccaacgtggggctcgaacccacgaccctgggtttaagagtcccatgctctactgactgagctagccgggctcattattgaggaggctgagggagggagccacctagGCCTTCGGGATTTGCCCCAccttgggcaccagatattggtgaaattatttaggccactccacatagttaaaagggaggtttattttgtgggctaacttacaaatgaagggataggttgcagggtctggcaaaggtatagtgcagtctggcggtgttctctggagaactctgctcagtctccctccagcatccagggccGGGAACCAAGCGCGCCTCTCCTTCCGACCCTCCAgatcctccgtcttccgtttccttctccaccctgccttgtgggcgtgaccattaccgaagcctcaatgggggtttgaacttcccggccaa
This region includes:
- the LOC118596395 gene encoding zinc finger protein 58-like; this encodes MEELLSFTDVAISFSAEECECLEPAQWNLYKEVMLENYSNLVFLGLVLSKPYLVTFLEQNTEPLIVKRKAPAASHPGSKPHKCKECGKAFDRNSVLIQHQRIHTGERPYTCEECGKSFNYSSSLKQHQRIHTGEKPYKCEVCGKAFSCSSYLGKHQRIHTGEKRYRCEECGKPFTNCSGLVVHRRVHTGEKPYKCEECGKAFSVRTTLSKHQIIHTGEKPYKCDECGKTFNVHSTLSKHQRIHTGEKPYKCEECGMAFNVRCILSKHQRTHTGEKPYKCKECGKAFNCSSSLHQHQQIHRGEKLYKCDDCDQAFSCSSYLYKHRRIHSGMKPYKCKECGKAFYCSVNLIYHQRIHTGEKPYKCDECGKAFSICSTYMKHQRIHSGEKPYKCKECEKAFNNCYNLIQHQRIHTGEKPYKCKDCGKAFNYTSSLAQHQRIHTGEKPYKCEVCGKAFNSSSNLKHHWRLHTGEKPYKCEQCGKAFKNCSGFTRHYRTHIRENAD